A single Camarhynchus parvulus chromosome 5, STF_HiC, whole genome shotgun sequence DNA region contains:
- the LOC115904559 gene encoding alpha-1-antitrypsin-like gives MLHLSAHSLTQTDHHTDQPEATDPQELYSLEADPLESCQRIIPSNTDFAFQFYRQATTQEPDKNVFFSPVSISAALALMALGSRGSSQAQLLEGLAFNLTTIQKQEIHHGFGQLLRLLSRPGSQVQLSMGSTLFMDKHLKPMKSFLRDIKKLYRGKAVSSSFQNSTQAKKEINDYVKNKTHGNINQILEDLDPNTLMVIVNYVYFKAYWENPFNIKGTHKDFFHVNAKTSVEVEMMTRDGFYKAYSDRKLSCKVVQIPYKGDVTAFFILPNKGKLKQLEHALTKSTLSKWKRSLQRWMELHIPKLSISGTYDLKRILMNLGVTDVFSNRADLSGITGNPDVKVSKATHKALLKIHENGTEAAAASSIDFLPHSAPPIVKFNHPFLLLIVDHYTQSILFVGKIVNPTEK, from the exons ATGCTTCACCTCAGTGCCCACAGTCTGACCCAGACTGATCACCACACCGACCAGCCTGAGGCAACTGACCCCCAGGAGCTGTATTCTCTTGAGGCAGATCCGCTTGAGTCCTGCCAAAGGATAATCCCAAGCAATACAGACTTTGCCTTTCAGTTTTACAGGCAAGCAACCACTCAAGAGCCTGACAAGAAcgttttcttttccccagtcagcatctctgctgcccTTGCCCTCATGGCCCTGGGCTCCcgaggcagcagccaggctcagctgctggagggacTGGCCTTTAACCTCACCACCATCCAGAAGCAGGAGATACACCATGGCTTTGGTCAGCTCCTCCGCCTGCTGAGCCGCCCTGGCAGCCAGGTGCAGCTGAGCATGGGCAGCACCCTGTTCATGGACAAACACCTGAAGCCAATGAAAAGCTTTCTGAGGGACATAAAAAAACTGTACAGAGGAAAAGCTGTCTCCAGTAGCTTCCAGAATTCCACTCAAGCTAAAAAAGAGATCAATGATTATGTAAAGAATAAAACCCATGGGAATATAAATCAAATACTTGAGGACCTTGATCCAAACACTCTGATGGTAATTGTTAACTACGTTTATTTCAAAG cttACTGGGAAAATCCCTTCAATATTAAGGGGACTCACAAGGACTTTTTCCATGTGAATGCAAAGACCTCAGTTGAAGTGGAGATGATGACTCGAGATGGATTTTATAAAGCATACTCTGACAGGAAGCTGTCCTGCAAGGTGGTGCAGATTCCTTACAAGGGAGATGTTACAGCATTCTTTATCCTGCCcaataaaggaaaattgaaaCAGTTGGAACATGCCCTGACAAAAAGCACTCTTTCTAAATGGAAAAGATCTCTTCAAAGATG GATGGAACTGCATATTCCAAAACTTTCCATTTCAGGCACCTATGACTTAAAGAGAATCTTAATGAATCTGGGTGTAACTGATGTGTTTTCTAATCGGGCTGATCTGTCTGGAATCACAGGAAACCCTGACGTGAAGGTTTCAAAA GCTACTCACAAGGCCCTGCTGAAGATCCATGAGAAtggcacagaggctgcagcagccagcagcatagattttcttcctcattctgCTCCTCCCATTGTTAAATTCAATCATCCATTCTTGTTGTTGATTGTTGATCACTATACTCAGAGCATCCTCTTCGTGGGAAAAATTGTAAACCCAACTGAAAAATGA
- the LOC115904404 gene encoding alpha-1-antitrypsin-like: MKSALYLCLLLLGLQVQGQQQVQQVLGPEDQSQADYENLPHVKLAPSNADFAFKLYKQIRDELGNGNIFFSPLSISTAFAMLTLGARSNTLRELQKGLSFNLTQMEEQEIHEGFQRILQLLNDPHREDQLNMGNALFIDNQVELLQNFLDPVTNFYYTEPVSSNFQNLPQAIKEINMYVETKTHGKIVDLVKSLDSETLMVLINYVFFRGSWERPFNSLSTRDDDFFLDDKNSVKVKMMHQNKVFNVHRDEKLSCWVVEIPYKGNVTALFVLPNQETMKQVEDALLKETVSNWLTALEKREIYLDLPTFSISGSYDVKSLFKKMGVTEVFSDDADLSGVAKYHLLKVSKAIHKATVDVRENGTEAAAVTMIEIVPLSLPFPPPPHITFNRPFLIMIIDKITDGLLFLGKIVNPTAKED; encoded by the exons ATGAAGTCTGCACTGtatttgtgtttgctgcttcttGGACTTCAAGTCCAGGGTCAACAGCAGGTACAACAAGTACTAGGTCCAGAAGACCAGTCCCAGGCTGATTATGAAAACTTGCCTCATGTCAAGCTTGCCCCTAGCAATGCTGACTTTGCATTTAAGCTTTACAAGCAGATTAGAGATGAGTTGGGCAACGggaacattttcttctctcctttgaGTATCTCCACTGCCTTTGCAATGCTCACCCTGGGGGCCAGATCAAACACgctcagagagctgcagaaaggcCTCAGCTTCAACCTGACAcagatggaggagcaggagattCATGAGGGATTTCAGCGcatcctccagctgctgaatGACCCTCACCGAGAAGACCAGCTGAACATGGGCAATGCCCTGTTCATAGATAACCAAGTGGAATTGCTTCAAAACTTTTTGGATCCTGTCACAAATTTTTATTACACTGAACCTGTTTCTAGTAACTTCCAGAATCTTCCACAGGCTATAAAGGAAATCAATATGTATGTGGAAACAAAAACACATGGCAAAATTGTTGATTTAGTCAAGAGTCTTGATTCAGAAACTCTGATGGTTCTCATTAACTATGTTTTCTTTAGAG GCTCCTGGGAAAGACCTTTCAACAGTTTAAGCACAAGAGATGATGACTTCTTTTTGGATGACAAGAATTCTGTTAAGGTCAAAATGATGCATCAAAACAAGGTCTTTAATGTCCACAGGGATGAGAAGTTGTCTTGCTGGGTAGTAGAAATCCCATACAAAGGAAATGTTACTGCATTGTTTGTTCTGCCCAATCAAGAGACAATGAAACAGGTGGAAGATGCTCTTCTAAAAGAAACGGTGTCTAATTGGTTGACAGCACTTGAAAAAAG agaaatctaCTTGGATCTTCCAACTTTCTCTATCTCCGGCTCCTATGATGTTAAGAGCCTGTTTAAGAAAATGGGTGTGACAGAGGTGTTCAGTGATGACGCTGATCTCTCTGGAGTGGCAAAATATCATCTTCTGAAGGTTTCCAAA GCAATTCACAAGGCCACAGTGGATGTCAGAGAGAAtggcacagaggctgctgcGGTGACTATGATAGAAATAGTACCACTGAGTCTaccatttcctcctcctcctcacatcACCTTCAACAGGCCCTTCCTGATTATGATTATTGACAAAATCACTGATGGCCTGCTCTTCTTGGGGAAAATTGTCAACCCAACAGCTAAGGAAGACTAG